The genomic window GTGCTTACGGTCTATGCAAGTGACTGCATATTCTATTTTCTTATAAGAAAGCGCCATGATCTTAAGGTCACAGTGTTTATGAGCGTGCTGTTTGCATTCTCGTTCGTGCTGATATTCCATTCGCACAGGCATATAATGTTTGTCAGCTTTATGCCGTTTCTGCTGCTGGCGCTTCACTTTACCGACAGGTATTTCGAGACCGGCAGGCGCTGGCCGCTCGTGCTGAGTGCATTCCTTATGATAATGTGCAACTACTTTTTCGCTGTCACAGCGCTTTTTGCACTTGCAGCCTATGGTATGGCAAAGACTATCGACGAGAAGCTGTCGTTCGGCGGCTTTGTAAAGAGATATGCACCGTTTGTAATGCTCTTGTTTGTAAGCGTGCTGATGTCCTGCGTGCTGCTGCTGCCGACGGCCTACGGGCTCCTTGCCGGCAGAGACGAGGGCAACGTCGCAGTTTCGCTTTCATCATTCCTGCCAAGAATGCGCTTTGACTGGCTGACATACAACAACTACTCTATGGGGCTTTCAGCATTCGGCGTTTTTGCCTGCATACACGGCATATTCTATGCAAAGGGCGGCAGGCGCTTTCTGTGCGTGCTCACTATACTTTTCGCAGTGTGTCCGCTGCTTGTGTTCATATTAAACGGCACGCTGTATTTCGATTCAAAGGTGCTCATAGCATTCCTGCCGCTTGCGTTGTATGCGATAGTTCCCTTCATAGAGGACGTATACGAAAACGGCATAAGCAGGCTCAAGCTGCCGCTCACAGTCTTTGTGGTGCTGTCTGCTATGTGCCTTGTCATCAACTTCTCTGATGCACTTGTCAAGGTGTATGCAGCAGATGCGGCTGTTACGGCTGTTGTTCTGCTTAGGCTCAACAAGAAGTTTGACAAGCGCCTTTTCTGCTTCTTCCTTGCTGTTGCTGTCGGCACCTGCTGCTTTAAGAATCACTTTGACGAGCTCGTTCTGACAGGGCAGTTCGCAGAGATAGAGAATGACACGGTGACTGAGCTTATAGACGATGTGTCAAAAGGAAAAGTCGTGCGAACAGCGGTGGATGTAAGGCGTGTCGATACACCAAACAAGGTCTACAGCATCGACCAGTATCAGGACACGGTGTATTCATCTATCCACTCGAAGGATTATAACACCTTCTACTTTGAAAAGATGTGCAACGAGAACGAATACCGCAACTCAGCCCTCACCACACGCTCGCAGAACCTGTTTTTCAACTGCTTTATGGGCGACAGATACATAGTATCCGACAGACCTCTGCAAAACTACGGCTATGAGCTGCTAAAAGACACCGGCGACGGGCATTACCTCTATGAGAACAAGAACGCCCTGCCGCTTGCATATCACACATCACAGCTTATGAGCCAGAGAGAGTTTGATTCTCTCAGCTATCCGGCGACAGTCGAGGCGCTTACCAGATACACGATAGTTGATAAGGACATACCCGACACAGACTTTGTGTCGCAGATGCAGAGGGTCGATATAGGCGATATCTTCGACATAGGCGACGAGCTTGCGGACGGCGACAGCTGCACAAACGGCAGTGACGGCGAGCACAGCTTTGAGCTTAAGAGCAGGCTTGCGGAATACTCAAAAGACCTGCCCGAAAGCTGCAAGGGCAAGCTGCTCGTGATAAAGTTCCACGTTGACAACCCCAAGGAAAAGCACGACAGCGGCGCTGCAAAGCTCGGTGATGTAACAATAATCATCAACGATATAAAGAACAAGCTCACCGACCCCGACTGGAAATACTTTAACAACAATAACGATATGGAGTACGTTTTATCGGACTGCAAGGATAAGCTCGATATCACGATAAAGGGCGGAAGCTTCAAGATATCAGCGCTTGAAGCGTACACAGCCGATACCTCATACTTTGATAAGCTGAGCGATAACAGGGCTGCGTTTGATTTTGATGTTTCACAGACAAAGGGCGACAGCATCACAGGAACAGTCAACGCCCCTGAGGACGGCTATCTGACGACGAGCTTTGTATACCTTGACGGCATGACTGCCGAGATAGACGGAGAAAAGGTGACTCCCGAAAAGGTGAACACCGCCTTTGTCGGCCTGCCTGTGACAAAGGGCAGCCACAAGGTAGTCATAACCTACCATGCGCCGTGGCTCAGTGCCGGCATTGCAGCGAGCGGTGCAGGCTTTGCAGTCTTCCTGCTTGTGATAATACTTGATATATTTAAAAAGAAAAAGGACAAATAAATACACCCGTGAGCGGAGTTAAATAACGCTCACGGGTGTTTGATTTGGTTTTACATCGTCTTTATAAGCCATGGGATAAAGTATGAAACTATGCACATTATAGTCGTTGCGAGCAGCAGCCCCAGGAATATCGGAAGTACGGCTCTTTTGGGCTTTATGTCAAGCAGCACTGCAATGAGCGAGCCCGTCCACGCCCCTGTGCCGGGGAGGGGGATACCTACAAAGAGCAGCAGCCCCAAAAACTCATATTTCTGTATCTTGTCAGACTTTTCAAGCGATTTCTTCTCTATCTTTTCAACTAACCCCTTGAACAGCTTTGTCTTTTTGAGCCATTCAAAAATAGGCTTTATAAACATCATGATAAAGGGGATAGGGATTATGTTTCCGATTATGCAGATAGGTATCGCCTTGGTGATGCTCACCCCGAGCAGCGATGCCGCCACGATGCCGCCCCTGAGTTCGAGTATCGGCACCATCGAGATGATGAATATTATCAGTTCCTTCGGGAGCCCTGCAAGGGTCTCGGTAAAAAAGCTGATGAGCGTATCAGTCATGTTTAAGTTGTCCTTTCCTGTGTGTCTTGTTCTATGCTTTCTGTTTCTGTGTTTTCTTCTGTTTGCAAAGGTCCGGCTTCTTCTGCCTGCGGCTCTGAGCCTTGAGTCTTAGCAGTATCTTCTTCCGGGGCAGGTTTGCTTTCTTTCATGCTCTCGTATTTCTCTATAAGCGCACGCAGTTTTGTCAGATTTCTTTCCTCGCACTTTGTCGAGAGGGTGCTCTCTGCTTCGTCAGCAAGAGCCTTTGCATCACGCAGGCTGCCCTCCTTCAGCGAGCAAAGCGCCAGATAAAGGTCGCAGTCGCAGATGTTCCTGTCGCTGCCGTCTGCCGACCTTGACTGCAAAAGATAAGACCTTGCCTTGCCATAGTTTCCCTTGGCATACTCAAAAACGCCCAGTGTGTGCAGCACTGACGGCGCAGGCCTTGAAAAATACGGCTCGGCCTCTGAGTAGACCTTCTCGGCGTTTTTAAGGTCGCCGTTTTGCAGATAGGTGTACATAAAGGCATTGAAATACTCCTGCTGCAAATTGGGCGACAGCTCGGAAAAATCAATCTTTTCAAGCGTTTCAAGAGCCTTGGTGTAATTCTCTGTCTCGGTATACACAGCACTTAGTATAAGCATATATGCCGCCTTTTTTGAGGGGCTTTGAGTGCGCTCTGCCTTGCGCTCCATTAAATCGTATGCCTTTTGCGGGTCGTCCTGCTGCTCGGCGATCTTCAGAGCCTTGTTCACAGGGTGCAGATCAATAAGCGAGTAAATGAGCTTCACGGCAGCAGCCGTTACAGCACCAGCGGCAGAAGCCGTTCTTAAGATATTCAGGCACTTCATGGCGTCCGGCTTGTCTTTTGAAAAAGCCCACACGCCGAGCATAACAAAAAAGCCCAGCACTATGCCGGTGCAAACGCAGATGATCACGCTTTTTATAATGTATAAAGCCCTTTTCAAACTCTCACCGCCCGAATATCAACTCACCTATATAGAATACCATAGTTTCACATAAAAGTCAATGCTATTTTTGCCTTGCAGTATTGACTTTTGGTAAGTGATTTGGTATAATTATATATGTATCATTACGGCAATATCGCCTTGAGTTTTTAAGGAAGGGTCTTATTATGAAGAAGCTGCTATTTGTTTTTAACCCCCATGCAGGCAAGGGCATGATAAGAAGTAATCTTTGTGATATAATAGATATTTTCACCAAACACGGCTATGAGGTCACGGCATATCCTACGCAGGCGCCGCTTGACGGTTATCAGAAGATAGCCTCTGACGCAGCGCTTTATGACGTTGTGGTCACATCGGGCGGTGACGGAACGCTCTCGGAAGCGGTAAAAGGTCTTATGCACTATAAGCAGAAGATACCGCTCGGTTATATCCCGGCAGGCTCGACGAATGACTTTGCGGCAAGTATGTCACTCAACCGCAAGATGAAAGATGCCGCTGAGGAAATAATGCAGGGTGTGTTCTTTGATTACGATGTAGGTGATTTTAATGGCAACAAGTTTGTCTATGTTGCCGCATTCGGCGCTTTTACTGATGTTTCCTACCAGACGCCGCAGTGGTCTAAGAATATCCTCGGGCACGCTGCGTATCTTTTTGAGGGGCTTCGCAGGCTGCCTAAGATAACCGGCTATGATGTCAGGGTCGAGCATGACGGCGAGGTCATAGAGGGCAAGTTCGTCTATGGCATGGTGTCAAACACTATCTCGGTCGGCGGCATGAAAAAGCTCATCGCAGACGGCGTGTGCTATGACGACGGGCTTTTTGAGATAACTCTTATAAAGATGCCCTCAAACCCCATAGAGCTTTCAAACACGCTCACCGAGGCGATGCTTGATAAGTTCAATGAAAACAGTATCGTGACTTTCAAGACCTCGAAGGTGACATTTACATCAAATGACGAGATTGCCTGGACGCTTGACGGCGAGGCAGGCGGCGCTTTTAGGCATGTCGAGATAAACAACATCAAGCAGGCAGTGCGCTTTCTTGTAAAGCCCGACTCAAAGACTGCCGAGCAGGACGCACTTCTTGGCAGAGTCAAGAACACCGTTCAGGAAAAGCCCGAGCTTGGCTGGGATAACCTGTTTGAAGACCAGATGGATATTGATGAATAAGCGTATAAGTAGTCCGAAATTACGGACTGCTTGTTCTTTTATCCCACCTTCTGCAAGTCTATGCCCTTGAAGTAGAATCTCATTATGCTGTCGTATGTCTTCTCGTTCTTGGCAAGGGAGTTTGCCCCGTACTGGCTAAGCCCCACAAGATGACCGCAGCCGCAGACTGTGAAGGTGAAGCTGCCGCCCTCGTATTCATAACGAAAATGCGGGCTTCTGAGGTCAAAAATCTTCATGAAGTCATAGCCGCTCATTTTCTCTTTTTTGTCGCCTATGCCGATGCTCAGCACCGTTCCGCCCCGTGAAGTCTCGTTTATGTCGAGCCACGTTTCAGGCTTGCTGTCAAAACTAAGCCCCGGGCAGCTATCAAGCAGCTTGGCTTTGAGCTCGTCGGCGGTTATTATGTATTTCTTTGAGTAATCCTCGCTTGACGGGTCAAACTCGCTCTCAACGCTTACAAGATAGGGGATATCAATCCCCCAGGCGTTCTCGGCACTCTCGGTAAAGCCGCTCGATATGCCGTGAAATGCCGAGACTATCGGCTTGCCGTCGTATACTGCTATAATGTCGCCTACGCTGTCAACGCAGGCGGCTATTTTTTTGACGGCCTTGTCTGCATCGTCGCCGTAGAGGTCATTTATGGCGGCTTCATCGTAATACGGCTGGTAGACTTCTCTGTCAAGGCTGATGTCAGCGCCCAGCAGCTCCTTTGTAGGCTCGTCCTGCTCGGCCATGTGGCGTGAGAGAATGTAGGTGTGCGCAAGTATTACCTGGCATTTTAAAGCCTCGTCCTCATAGTCGTATGGCATCTGCGCTGCTACTGCACCTATCAGGTAATCCCTTATAGGGAGTTCGGTGATGCTGCCGCTTTCGGTGTCGAGTATCTTCACCGTGTCAAGCGGCTCTAAGCTGCTTTTTATGACGGTGCTGCCTATCTTCTGCGGCTTGTCGCCTGCTATCAGCACTATCATGGGTATAAGTGTCAGAAACATTATGAATATCAGTACTGCCTGAAAGTATTTTTTCAAAGTGCTCACTCCTTTTTTTTATAATCTTATGTCTCTGCCACAGGCGATATTCATTGACAAGGCGTCGTTATTTTGGTATAATGTTCTCAGGAGCGTGATGCTATGAAAACAACACCGTATAAAAGACGTGCTTATTATTATGAAACGGATAAAATGGGCATAGTTCACCATTCTAACTATGTGCGTATACTTGAAGAATCAAGGGTAGACCTTATGCGCAAGGTCGGGCTGCCGTTTACGATGGTAGAGGAGCTGGGGCTCATGATACCTGTGCTTTCGGTAAATCTGGAATATAAATTCCCGCTTCGGTTCGATGATGAATTCGAGGTGGTGTGCAGCCTTGCTGATTTTAACGGCTGCAAGTTCACAGTCAGGTATGAGGTAAATAACCTCACCACGGGCAAGCTCGCAGTAAAGGCTGTCACGAGCCACTGCTTTACCGATGAAAGGCTCGTGCCTGTGCGCCTAAAAAAGAAATTCCCTGAGATATATGAAAAATTCAATGAGTATGTGATACCTCAGACTGACGACAAAGGAAAGGAAGAATAACAATGAGCATTATAAGAGATGAGTCGCTCTGGGAGAGCGGCAAGAGAAAGATAGACTGGGTGCGCCACAATATGCCTCTGCTAAACGGCCTGGAGGAGCGCTTTATAAAGGAAAAGCCCTTTGAGGGGCTTAAGGTCGCACTGTCTGTACATTTAGAGGCAAAGACAGCTTACCTTTGCAAGGTGCTCGCAGCAGGCGGAGCTCAGATGTATGTCACAGGCTCTAACCCGCTTTCAACGCAGGACGACGTTGCGGCAGCGCTTGTGCATGACGGGCTGAATGTCTTCGCATGGCACGGAGCAACTGATGAGGAGTATCACAGCCATATCTCTGAGGTCGTAAAGATAGGCCCCAACATCATCATAGACGACGGCGGCGACCTTGTAAACATTATCCACAACGAGTACAAAGAGCTTATCCCACAGGTTATAGGCGGCTGCGAGGAGACGACAACCGGTATTATCCGCCTTATGGCTATGAACAGGGATAAGGCGCTTAGATTCCCTATGGTGCTTGTAAACAATGCACGCTGCAAGCATCTTTTCGATAACCGATACGGCACAGGCCAGTCGGTGTGGGACGGCATAAACCGCACGACAAACCTCATAGTTGCCGGCAAGAATGTAGTCGTTGCAGGCTACGGCTGGTGCGGCAAGGGCGTTGCGATGCGTGCAAAGGGTCTTGGTGCAAGGGTCATCGTCACCGAGATAGACCCTGTAAAGGCTGCCGAGGCTGTAATGGACGGCTTCAGGGTGATGAAGATGACCGAGGCTGCAAAGACAGGTGATATCTTTGTGACCGTGACAGGCTGCAAGGACGTTATCTGTGAGGACAGCTTTGCCAATATGAAGGACGGCGCTATCCTCTGCAACGCAGGACATTTTGACTGCGAGGTAGACGTAGCAGGCCTTGACAGGATAGCAAAGAAGAAATTCCTGGCAAGAAACAACATCGACGGCTATACACTCGAAGACGGCAGAACACTCTACGTTATCGGTGAGGGCAGGCTCGTAAACCTTGCTGCCGGCGACGGCCACCCGGCAGAGATAATGGATATGTCGTTTGCTATACAGGCACTCTCGGCACTTTACCTTGCACAGCACAGGAATGAGAGCCATGAGCCTGGCGATATGGTGATAGGCGTGCCTGAAAGCGTTGATGAAGAAGTCGCAAGAGAAAAACTGCGTCACTGGGGCTATGAGATAGACACTCTCACCGAGGAGCAGGAAAGGTATTTAAACAGCTGGAACGTTGAATAAACCGCAACTCATCTCACATAATATATACGAGATGAAATCGGGCGGTGAATTGATTGACAAGGGCAAGACTTGAAGGGGTATGTGTGTTTTTTACAGGGGCTTTCTGCTATGGGCTGTGTGAACTTATAGCAAGGGGCAGAACGCATATCACAATGGGTCTTTTAGGCGGCGTGGCAATGCTTTTTATACACTTCCTGGGCGAAAAGCGCAGGAACGGTATGCTCATAATCACCGCCATGGCAGCAGGGGCGCTGTTCATCACGGCAGTGGAATACATCGCCGGGCTGATACTGAACATAAGCCTCGGCCTTGCGATATGGGATTACTCATCGCTTGCTCTCAATTACCGTGGGCAGATATGCATAGAGTATTCTTTAAAATGGGGGCTCATCACCCTTGCAGGAATGCTTTTTGATGAGCTTCTGCGTGTGTTCGTGTTCAAGGACAAGGCGTTTGTGATAAACAAGCCTGTCCCCGACAGGATAATAAGACAACTTAAGATATTGACGGAGGGGTCGATAAAATGAACGATTATAACTCACCGATACTTAACAAACTCGATAGCTATGCAGGCTACTATGAAACAGAGCGTGCTTCATACAAGGGCGTGCTCTCAAAGGTGCTCTACTTTATGGCGCTCATAGGCCTTGGCATAGCAGGCTTTTTCCTGCTGCATTCGATGCTGGCCGATAAGGGCGCAGTAATTGCTACGCAGGAGAAGAATTTTGTCATCTACCAGACCGAGATGCTGGCATTCATAGGCTGTATAGTGATAATACTCGTGTCTTCACTGATATCATCATTCAAGCCAATGGCGATACCCTTTTTCGGGTCGGTGTATGCCTGCGCTACAGGCTACTGGGTAACGTTTATCTCACGCACCTATGCATATGCATACGGCGGCATCGTGATAGAAGCACTTGTGCTCACAGCTTTGCTTGTAGGCGTTATGGCTTTCATATACTTCTCAGGCCTTGTTAAGGTCACAGACCAGATGAGAACTATCGTCTATTCAGTGTTCGGCACAATGTTCATGGGCTCGCTCATCTATATGCTCATATACTTCATAGCTCCTAACAGCGGCCTTGTGAGAATGGTGTCTGCTGTTAATAACGGACCGTTAGGAATAGTATTTGCGGTGCTCGGTGTTGCGCTTGCCTGCTTCTTCCTGATAATCGACTTTGACACTATCGTGAATGTCGTAGAGCGTGGACTTGACAGGCAGTATGAGTGGTATGCAGCATACGGCCTTGTTGTGAGCATAGTTTATCTCTATGTAAGGCTTCTCCGCCTGCTTGCAAGGCTCAACCGCAGAAACTGACAGGTGTTTGTTTATGACTAAGAAAGAAAAAGCCGTCATCGTGTGTGACAGGCTTGAAGAAAGATATCCCGATGCACGCTGCTCGCTTGTCTACACAAAGCCGCACGAGCTTATGATAGCAGGCAGGCTCTCGGCACAGTGTACAGATGCAAGAGTGAATATCGTGACAAAGGAGCTTTTTGCAAAGTATCAGAGTATTGAGGATTTTGCTAATGCCGATATCAAGGACATCGAGCGCATCATCATGCCATGTGGGCTGTATAAGACCAAGGCGCAGTCGATAGTGGGTATGTGCCAAAAGCTGCTTGAAGATTTCGGCGGCGAGATACCGAAAACTATTGAGGAGCTGACCACTCTGCCCGGCATCGGCAGAAAGACTGCTAATCTTATCATGGGCGATGTTCACGGTCTTCCTGCTATCGTTACCGATACTCACTGTATCAGGATATGCGGAAGGATAGGGCTCTCAAAGTCAAAGGAGCCGGCAAAGGTCGAGCAGGAGCTGCGGCCTATTATCCCCAAGGAGCGCTCGTCTGACTTCTGCCACAGGCTTGTGATGTTCGGGCGTGACGTATGTAAGGCAAGAGGCGAGAAATGCGCTGAGTGCGAGCTTTGCGACGTGTGTACATACTTCAGATCAAAGCAGAAGGTATAAAAGCCCGAGCAGCAGCTTATAATCGCCCCCGTTTTTGTAAATGATATAAATAAGCATTCCGATAAGAGCCTTTTCCTCGTCTATCTTTATAGAGCCGAGGTCAAAGAGCTCCTTCGGGGTGCTTTTGTTTTTCTGCGGCGGTGCGGCTGTGGGTGAGTCGCTGCGCTGACCGCTTATGAAGGAATTGGCACGAGCGTGCATCTCCCTTGCACGCTCTATAGCTTCACGCTGCATACGGTTCAGGTTCTCATCATTTGAAAAGTCCAAGCCCTTCACCTCCAAGCAGGCCGCTCTCCTTAAGAGCCGGGTATGCTGCAAGCAGCCGGAAAACGCTTATCACCCTGTCTATCTTTGCCTGCTTTTCCTCGCTGACCATAGGCTTAAGCGCAAGCAGCAGGTTGATGCTGTCGTCGTTGCTCGTTGCAGCACTTATCACCGAGCCGAGCTTGAGCATAGTCGCCGGGTCTATGCCGCCGCTTTGCTGCCCCGGCGGGGGAGAGCCGCCAAGCAGCGACGAGAGCTGTGAAAGCCCCTCATTGCTGCTGCCGCTTTGCTGCTCAGGCTCGCTGCTGCCGGAAAGCATTTTTGCAAGCTCGCTTATCTGCGCCATGGCATTCTCGTCACCGAGCACGCCCTGCAGCTTTGATACAATATCGTCCAATGTCACTTACCTCCGAGCTTTTTGTAAATGCTTCTTGCCCTTGGCGAGCTTAAATATCTCTCGGCGGCCTTGGGGTCTTTCATCGCCTGCTGCAATACTTTTCCGCTGTCG from Ruminococcus sp. NK3A76 includes these protein-coding regions:
- a CDS encoding YfhO family protein, with product MKSKLNNKDIYALGGIILSSAVIMIAFIVIKGAVYGSQMDWVSQHYPIPEYFRTLFYDTHQLFPSYAANIGAGESIYSLSYYGLYSPVTLLSYLLPFVPMPYYMMMTSVLTVYASDCIFYFLIRKRHDLKVTVFMSVLFAFSFVLIFHSHRHIMFVSFMPFLLLALHFTDRYFETGRRWPLVLSAFLMIMCNYFFAVTALFALAAYGMAKTIDEKLSFGGFVKRYAPFVMLLFVSVLMSCVLLLPTAYGLLAGRDEGNVAVSLSSFLPRMRFDWLTYNNYSMGLSAFGVFACIHGIFYAKGGRRFLCVLTILFAVCPLLVFILNGTLYFDSKVLIAFLPLALYAIVPFIEDVYENGISRLKLPLTVFVVLSAMCLVINFSDALVKVYAADAAVTAVVLLRLNKKFDKRLFCFFLAVAVGTCCFKNHFDELVLTGQFAEIENDTVTELIDDVSKGKVVRTAVDVRRVDTPNKVYSIDQYQDTVYSSIHSKDYNTFYFEKMCNENEYRNSALTTRSQNLFFNCFMGDRYIVSDRPLQNYGYELLKDTGDGHYLYENKNALPLAYHTSQLMSQREFDSLSYPATVEALTRYTIVDKDIPDTDFVSQMQRVDIGDIFDIGDELADGDSCTNGSDGEHSFELKSRLAEYSKDLPESCKGKLLVIKFHVDNPKEKHDSGAAKLGDVTIIINDIKNKLTDPDWKYFNNNNDMEYVLSDCKDKLDITIKGGSFKISALEAYTADTSYFDKLSDNRAAFDFDVSQTKGDSITGTVNAPEDGYLTTSFVYLDGMTAEIDGEKVTPEKVNTAFVGLPVTKGSHKVVITYHAPWLSAGIAASGAGFAVFLLVIILDIFKKKKDK
- a CDS encoding small multi-drug export protein — protein: MTDTLISFFTETLAGLPKELIIFIISMVPILELRGGIVAASLLGVSITKAIPICIIGNIIPIPFIMMFIKPIFEWLKKTKLFKGLVEKIEKKSLEKSDKIQKYEFLGLLLFVGIPLPGTGAWTGSLIAVLLDIKPKRAVLPIFLGLLLATTIMCIVSYFIPWLIKTM
- a CDS encoding diacylglycerol kinase family protein, encoding MKKLLFVFNPHAGKGMIRSNLCDIIDIFTKHGYEVTAYPTQAPLDGYQKIASDAALYDVVVTSGGDGTLSEAVKGLMHYKQKIPLGYIPAGSTNDFAASMSLNRKMKDAAEEIMQGVFFDYDVGDFNGNKFVYVAAFGAFTDVSYQTPQWSKNILGHAAYLFEGLRRLPKITGYDVRVEHDGEVIEGKFVYGMVSNTISVGGMKKLIADGVCYDDGLFEITLIKMPSNPIELSNTLTEAMLDKFNENSIVTFKTSKVTFTSNDEIAWTLDGEAGGAFRHVEINNIKQAVRFLVKPDSKTAEQDALLGRVKNTVQEKPELGWDNLFEDQMDIDE
- a CDS encoding SpoIID/LytB domain-containing protein, whose protein sequence is MKKYFQAVLIFIMFLTLIPMIVLIAGDKPQKIGSTVIKSSLEPLDTVKILDTESGSITELPIRDYLIGAVAAQMPYDYEDEALKCQVILAHTYILSRHMAEQDEPTKELLGADISLDREVYQPYYDEAAINDLYGDDADKAVKKIAACVDSVGDIIAVYDGKPIVSAFHGISSGFTESAENAWGIDIPYLVSVESEFDPSSEDYSKKYIITADELKAKLLDSCPGLSFDSKPETWLDINETSRGGTVLSIGIGDKKEKMSGYDFMKIFDLRSPHFRYEYEGGSFTFTVCGCGHLVGLSQYGANSLAKNEKTYDSIMRFYFKGIDLQKVG
- a CDS encoding acyl-CoA thioesterase is translated as MKTTPYKRRAYYYETDKMGIVHHSNYVRILEESRVDLMRKVGLPFTMVEELGLMIPVLSVNLEYKFPLRFDDEFEVVCSLADFNGCKFTVRYEVNNLTTGKLAVKAVTSHCFTDERLVPVRLKKKFPEIYEKFNEYVIPQTDDKGKEE
- a CDS encoding adenosylhomocysteinase codes for the protein MSIIRDESLWESGKRKIDWVRHNMPLLNGLEERFIKEKPFEGLKVALSVHLEAKTAYLCKVLAAGGAQMYVTGSNPLSTQDDVAAALVHDGLNVFAWHGATDEEYHSHISEVVKIGPNIIIDDGGDLVNIIHNEYKELIPQVIGGCEETTTGIIRLMAMNRDKALRFPMVLVNNARCKHLFDNRYGTGQSVWDGINRTTNLIVAGKNVVVAGYGWCGKGVAMRAKGLGARVIVTEIDPVKAAEAVMDGFRVMKMTEAAKTGDIFVTVTGCKDVICEDSFANMKDGAILCNAGHFDCEVDVAGLDRIAKKKFLARNNIDGYTLEDGRTLYVIGEGRLVNLAAGDGHPAEIMDMSFAIQALSALYLAQHRNESHEPGDMVIGVPESVDEEVAREKLRHWGYEIDTLTEEQERYLNSWNVE
- a CDS encoding Bax inhibitor-1/YccA family protein; amino-acid sequence: MNDYNSPILNKLDSYAGYYETERASYKGVLSKVLYFMALIGLGIAGFFLLHSMLADKGAVIATQEKNFVIYQTEMLAFIGCIVIILVSSLISSFKPMAIPFFGSVYACATGYWVTFISRTYAYAYGGIVIEALVLTALLVGVMAFIYFSGLVKVTDQMRTIVYSVFGTMFMGSLIYMLIYFIAPNSGLVRMVSAVNNGPLGIVFAVLGVALACFFLIIDFDTIVNVVERGLDRQYEWYAAYGLVVSIVYLYVRLLRLLARLNRRN
- the nth gene encoding endonuclease III; the protein is MTKKEKAVIVCDRLEERYPDARCSLVYTKPHELMIAGRLSAQCTDARVNIVTKELFAKYQSIEDFANADIKDIERIIMPCGLYKTKAQSIVGMCQKLLEDFGGEIPKTIEELTTLPGIGRKTANLIMGDVHGLPAIVTDTHCIRICGRIGLSKSKEPAKVEQELRPIIPKERSSDFCHRLVMFGRDVCKARGEKCAECELCDVCTYFRSKQKV